The following proteins are co-located in the Oncorhynchus clarkii lewisi isolate Uvic-CL-2024 unplaced genomic scaffold, UVic_Ocla_1.0 unplaced_contig_7924_pilon_pilon, whole genome shotgun sequence genome:
- the LOC139403166 gene encoding CD209 antigen-like protein C, translating into MSKVIYTEPDMNKKVKFDRGEMEERIVDIYVSADTLRDGETSTKREETADSAPNNGRGDQNSELDSSGKRPSGVAAVFLGLLCVLLLAGIIGLSVYYNRAIKDSEDKRNILSQSFSLFKINTTSERDQLQTSYNNLTEEKGHIQAKLFVIEQHCQEGWRYSDSSLYFLSTEKKTWEESRQDCLERGADLVIINSDKEQTFVFNLHLRVWIGLTDSVTEGTWKWVDGTSLTTGYWGKGQPDNYGQEDCAEIYFRKDDPVTTWNDGKCGANNSWICEKVV; encoded by the exons ATGTCAAAGGTCATCTATACTGAACCAGATATGAACAAGAAGGTCAAGTTTGacagaggtgagatggaggagaggattgtggatatCTACGTCAGTGCAGACACCCTGAGAGACGGTGAGACCAGcaccaagagagaagagacagcagacTCTGCTCCTAATAATGGTCGAGGAGACCAGAActcag AGCTTGATAGCTCAGGGAAGAGACCCTCTGGAGTTGCTGCAGTGTttctggggctgctgtgtgttctcctactggctgggatcataggcctgtctgtctact ATAACAGAGCCATTAAAGATTCTGAAGATAAAAGGAACATCTTGTCCCAGAGTTTCTCCCTTTTTAAAATCAACACAACttcagagagagaccagctacagaccagctacaacaacctgactgaagagaaAGGCCATATTCAAGCCAAGCTTTTTGTGATAG AGCAGCATTGTCAGGAGGGATGGAGATACTCTGACTCCAGTTTGTACTTCCTGTCTACTGAGAAGAAAACCTGggaggagagcagacaggactgtctggagagaggagcagacctggtgATCATAAACAGCGATAaggaacag ACATTTGTCTTCAACCTCCACCTGAGagtctggattggtctgactgactctgttactgAGGGGACCTGGAAGTGGGTGGACGGCACATCACTGACCACAGG GTACTGGGGGAAAGGACAGCCTGATAATTATGGGCAGGAGGACTGTGCTGAGATATACTTTAGAAAAGATGACCCTGTAACAACATGGAATGATGGCAAATGTGGCGCAAATAACAGCTGGATCTGTGAGAAAGTGGTGTAA